The following proteins come from a genomic window of Nicotiana tomentosiformis chromosome 12, ASM39032v3, whole genome shotgun sequence:
- the LOC138902797 gene encoding uncharacterized protein, protein MADDEQRRLERFGRLLPPSLSGPESYDSQERGEREAKRLGGPGDLSGVPSRCQFYRDGGHTYTHAQTGLPVHCGASSSLGSYSYYQGQSSLSALPAQSSSHAPSIQGSSAPGSSTGRSNSVEESAYDFSSRYFTPRSAARGGAQSVRGRPRGGGQSGGGQARFYVIPARPDVVASDAVITGFVLVFHREASILFDPGSTYSYVSSYFAHHLDMPHESLVSSIHVSTPVGDTIIVDRVYPSCEVTIGSRDTRVDLSLLGMVDFDVILGMDWLSPYHVVLDCHSNTVALAMLGLSRIEWRGSLDYVSSRVISYLKAQRMVGKGCLSYLAFVRNVSTDAPTIDSILVVREFSDVFPADLPDMPPDRDIDFGIDWRHALNPFLFHHIAWHQLS, encoded by the exons ATGGCAGACGATGAGCAGAGGAGgcttgagaggtttgggaggcttctACCTCCATCACTTAGTGGTCCTGAGTCATATGATTCTCAG gagcgtggagagagggaggccaagaggcttgGTGGACCAGGTGATTTAAGTGGTGTTCCTTCAAGGTGTCAGTTTTACCGCGACGGGGGTCATACTTACACGCATGCTCAGACGGGTCTTCcagttcactgtggtgcatcatccagccttGGTTCATATAGTTAttatcagggtcagtcatctctcagtgccctaccagctcagagttcgtcccatgcACCGTCAATTCAGGGCTCATCTGCACCTGGATCTTCTACCGG GAGGTCCaactcagtagaggagtcagcctacGACTTCAGCTCCCGTTACTTCACCCCCCGCTCAgcagctcggggtggagctcagtcagttaggggtcgccctagagggggaggccaatcaggtggtggtcaggcccgcttctatgttattcctgccagaccagatgttgttgcttctgacgcagtgatcacaggttTTGTCTTAGTTTTCCACAGGGAGGCCTCTAtactatttgaccctggttccacttattcatatgtatcatcgtattttgctcatcatttggatatgccccatgagtccttagtttcatctattcatgtctctacgccggtgggcgatactattattgtagaccgtgtaTATCCGTCATGTGAAGTGACCATTGGGAGTCGggatactagagttgatctctcaTTACTtggcatggttgattttgacgtgatcttgggtatggattggttgtctccatatcatgttgttctagattgtcactcAAACACTGTGGCATTGGCGATGCTAGGATTGtcgaggattgagtggagaggttctctagactatgtttctagtagggtgatttcgtatttgaaggcccaacggatggttgggaagggttgtttatcttatttggcctttgtgaggaaTGTTAGTACTGatgctcctactattgattctattctGGTGGTGCGGGAAttttcagatgtgtttcctgcagacttgccggacatgccgcccgacagagatattgacttcggtattgattggCGCCATGCACTcaatccatttctattccaccatatcgcatggcaccagctTAGTTGA